A window of the Citrus sinensis cultivar Valencia sweet orange chromosome 9, DVS_A1.0, whole genome shotgun sequence genome harbors these coding sequences:
- the LOC102621001 gene encoding uncharacterized protein LOC102621001 produces the protein MGRKTVGKKGRNVVGEPGESSEEAPLSDSAPHISLSDDDGSPSASPKLSRTKTNKKSKIKGKHPAKSAHRKTRAKTSKPKSPIPVSIPEPPLISPSVSVAPKLYALGGRPATPRDLERVKAKYNIPHSVHLRVPRKGECPEHPHSDGVALHIDLFDLGLRLPLQPFFRKMFTEMKIAPGQLSLPGWRLLTGLEVLWLDIFGEDISYGDLRGLYQLKKSAGLSVAYFATWGVHGNLVRPDPLLKKGYRYGWFVAEGEWGKSIPAGNEVVQVRNFFNEDNITWTKGTCPIYEVGRKVNGVIERFQILQSEGDVLCTSRLARAGLIKESFQSSSGGDSRMDPFGEDFDAFFSRMSGSSSGTLGTSAKGDRPPVVPGGKGKLPVSSLGGSRGTPATHKRKLGSLFSAPGDLMEGELDPVANKRISHLTDCFLHSSESISTDMAMEADKLDLNERYSRALKACHDAAFYLSHGLRDLSGISAVQTEVERLRGEVRLGQSREEKLGEEVRALQGRSDDHARENSRLSRKLEEAESKHGELLSRQPEMMDKAFTLIMTEVWSVEPELVVPRVEKWVDKSAILKAIEDKRTTQAPPSHSPPQSSGVPQVPQADLLSVSAVHVGSSSLAASVPVDAPVEGNDGEDVPPSA, from the exons ATGGGGAGAAAAACTGTTGGGAAAAAGGGTCGTAATGTGGTCGGGGAGCCAGGGGAGTCGAGTGAGGAGGCTCCCCTTTCTGATTCAGCCCCTCATATATCCCTTAGTGACGATGATGGGTCCCCTTCGGCTAGTCCCAAGTTATCTCGAaccaaaactaataaaaaatcaaagattaaaggCAAACACCCAGCCAAGTCAGCCCATAGAAAAACTCGTGCAAAGACATCCAAACCCAAATCCCCTATTCCTGTTAGCATTCCAGAACCTCCCCTGATCTCTCCATCTGTCTCTGTAGCTCCTAAGCTCTATGCACTAGGGGGTAGGCCGGCTACTCCGAGAGATTTAGAAAGGGTTAAAGCCAAATACAACATACCTCATTCTGTCCACCTTAGGGTACCTCGCAAGGGCGAGTGCCCCGAGCACCCTCATTCTGATGGTGTTGCCCTTCATATCGACCTTTTTGACTTAGGTCTCCGTTTACCTCTTCAGCCATTTTTTAGGAAAATGTTCACTGAAATGAAAATTGCTCCCGGACAGTTATCCTTACCTGGTTGGAGATTGCTCACGGGTCTGGAGGTTTTGTGGCTAGATATTTTTGGGGAGGATATTTCTTATGGAGATTTGAGGGGGCTTTATCAGTTGAAGAAGTCCGCTGGTTTATCCGTAGCCTATTTTGCTACTTGGGGGGTTCATGGTAATTTGGTGAGACCGGATCCCTTGCTGAAAAAGGGCTACAGATATGGGTGGTTTGTGGCTGAGGGCGAGTGGGGGAAGAGCATTCCAGCGGGAAATGAAGTTGTGCAAGTTCGGAACTTCTTCAATGAAGATA ACATCACTTGGACCAAGGGAACGTGCCCAATTTATGAAGTGGGGAGGAAAGTGAATGGTGTCATAGAGAGGTTCCAGATTTTGCAGAGTGAGGGTGATGTTCTGTGCACTTCCCGGTTGGCGAGAGCTGGTCTGATTAAGGAGAGTTTTCAGTCTTCTTCGGGGGGCGATTCAC GCATGGACCCTTTTGGCGAAGATTTTGACGCCTTCTTCAGTCGCATGAGCGGCAGCTCCTCCGGTACCCTGGGTACCTCCGCAAAAGGTGACCGACCTCCCGTCGTTCCAGGCGGCAAAGGCAAATTGCCCGTCTCTTCTCTTGGGGGTTCTCGGGGTACCCCGGCTACCCACAAGAGAAAGCTTGGCTCTCTTTTCTCGGCTCCTGGAGACCTTATGGAGGGCGAGCTGGATCCGGTGGCTAACAAGCGGATATCGCACCTGACTGATTGCTTCCTTCATTCCTCTGAGAGTATTTCCACAGACATGGCAATGGAGGCggataaattagatttaaatgAGCGCTATAGCCGAGCGCTCAAAGCTTGTCATGAC GCGGCTTTCTACCTTAGCCACGGTCTCCGAGACCTTAGTGGCATCTCGGCTGTACAGACCGAGGTAGAGAGGCTGCGAGGTGAGGTTAGGCTCGGCCAGTCTCGGGAAGAGAAGCTAGGAGAGGAGGTCAGGGCTTTGCAAGGGCGCTCGGATGACCACGCCCGGGAGAATAGTCGATTGTCCAGGAAGTTGGAAGAGGCGGAGTCTAAGCACGGCGAGCTACTATCTCGCCAACCGGAGATGATGGACAAGGCCTTTACTCTTATCATGACTGAGGTCTGGAGCGTCGAGCCTGAGTTGGTGGTACCCCGGGTGGAGAAATGGGTGGACAAGTCGGCCATCCTTAAAGCGATAGAGGACAAAAGGActacccaggctcccccatcTCATAGCCCCCCTCAATCTTCAGGGGTACCCCAAGTACCCCAGGCGGATCTCCTTTCGGTTAGCGCTGTTCATGTGGGTAGCAGCTCTTTGGCTGCGAGTGTTCCTGTTGATGCCCCCGTTGAAGGGAACGATGGAGAGGATGTCCCCCCTTCTGCTTGA
- the LOC127899749 gene encoding uncharacterized protein LOC127899749, whose product MAPDVPADNQMLGHDGAEDHGGDERGDSARRASRLEKGKSVKQSAGIQPDEEPVTHKHFEDLAHAILRAVGSRVPEAATSPVTQDVSPPRGEKQIIPRSEIPEGSRPKHGPSGTRSKFQAVGSREERSTASCYSRSSQGTKRKQKVHEDLRYKLNAKRASQTTAASSGAPGVPREFLEKMEHLEAQVKLLSEKQNPTNALAPAVHNSPFTMEIRTAVLPEAFTMPQIQQYSGTSDPVEHAELYRDQMMIKGVGDNAMCRIFPHTLTGPAKSWFRSLKAGSVSSLDQLLKDFVHEFGYASAQDITSSKLAFVKQGDSESLAEYVTRFHQEVLRTGTFGHQHTLTHFEKNLRLGKLWRSFQKHRPLSYGEARSRALQQIEMDEKCNLKREEDRVEVVRNKEKPKRADVPQVPSRAPRVHSPPRPTPRGRGLNIPSVPRVPRVPQVPFRAPRVHSPPLPPEQREAPQKSRYDSFHHLNQSPEQIFYHIRDTGMLRPPKPIRKYPNMKRSLKYCEFHEDFGHSTAECFHLREEIESLILSGYLKEFVADMREARKFSEQDKGKQVANPHPEAEIPQGSKKGVYVRMIAGGPTLAGESRRAIKRYSKPPILDRPGKEVNFACQNQLRVPGVPHHPPSILFTEQDAEDVSYPHDDALVITLKVATGKVARTLVDTGSSVDIIFKSALDQLLIESPKITPCATPLIGFAGDMVIPNGIITLPVTLGKVPHRVVHMIDFLIVDHPGAYNIILGRPFLATTKAAISMHYLTMKIPTAGEIITIKGDQQSARGCYSVASKVSYQIATNMFLEGYPVSTRPFTSLSKRALARRRRVARKKAQRSANSQVPQAPYEAGPMEVDVVAPRAPLVPQSPNSASMGEVEVPLDPRVPKDEKRGTPAEDLVSVMICNKDPTKMVKVGSNLPDQHREQLIGFLRKNLDVFAWSHADMPGIPPSIACHKLNVDPHHRPVKQKRRAFNQERYDAIEQEVDRLLAAGFIREAVYPDWVSNVVLVKKSNGKWRMCVDFTDLNKSCPKDSFPLPRVDQLVDATAGHEMLSFMDAFSGYNQIPMYEPDQDKTAFITNRGLYCYKVMPFGLKNAGATYQRLVNKVFKQQIGRTMEVYIDDMITKSVYANDHSGHLRDTFNILRKHQMRLNPEKCAFGVTSGKFLGFMVQQRGIEANPDKIQAVLGMKSPSTIKEVQSLAGRIAALSRFISKATDRCKPFFKALKAGKKLQWTAECEEAFQKLKEYLVNSPLLAKPKHGEVLLLYLAVSEHATSSVLLREDEDGVQRPIYYTSRAMVDAEKRYPATEKLVLALVISARKLRPYFQAHTIVVVTNLPLRQILQKLDMSGRLLRWSLELSEFDIIFKPRSAIKAQAIADFIAEFANDSGGEEIPGHPSETTSAIEEEQVWEIYVDGSSNSHGSGAGVIIIDPDKVKLCYALQFGFKASNNEAEYEAMIAGLRMSKALGAKRVHIKSDSQLVVGQINSEYQAKEENMKGYLGRTKELISQFAEVKVERVPRLENCEADNLAKMASFGATQSVGPITAEYVPTPSVNLLEPEEIGSITAGVPWMQPIIGYLRSGDLPSNKNEARKLKYKAARYCLIEDTLFRRGFTLPYLKCLGNEHAEYVMREIHEGICGNHYGAQSLAQKAIRQGFYWPTMREDAKNIVKSCDKCQRFAKVPHLPPEKLTVMSSPWPFAVWGIDLIGPLPTGRGQAKYAIVAVDYFTKWVEAEPLASITERKTTDFVWRNLICRYGIPNAIVSDNGKQFDNEKFRNFCSELGIANRFASPAHPQSNGQVEAINKIIKGILKKRLEERKGAWVDELPGVLWAYRTTQNISTRETPFSLAFGTDAVIPAEIGIPSHRTAYFDEAENASMIAFNLDFVEEKRAKAELKVAIYQHRISDLYDKRVRPRSFKKGDLVLRRVTQNTRVPSEGSFGANWEGPYRIDKPVGSGAYRLLHMDGTIVKHPWNAAMLRKYY is encoded by the coding sequence ATGGCACCCGACGTACCCGCTGATAACCAAATGTTAGGTCATGATGGAGCAGAGGACCACGGCGGTGATGAGAGGGGTGACTCGGCAAGGAGGGCATCCCGCCTAGAGAAAGGCAAATCAGTTAAGCAATCAGCTGGTATTCAACCCGACGAGGAGCCCGTTACTCATAAACACTTTGAGGATTTAGCTCATGCGATTCTCAGAGCAGTAGGATCTCGGGTACCCGAAGCAGCCACTTCTCCGGTAACTCAAGATGTCTCGCCTCCACGCGGTGAGAAACAGATCATACCAAGGTCTGAAATACCGGAGGGAAGTAGACCAAAGCATGGGCCATCGGGCACCCGTTCAAAGTTTCAAGCCGTCGGCTCCCGGGAAGAACGCTCCACTGCCTCTTGTTATTCCCGTAGTAGCCAGGGTACCAAACGCAAACAAAAAGTCCATGAAGATCTCCGGTACAAGTTAAACGCCAAAAGAGCTTCCCAGACAACAGCGGCCTCCTCAGGTGCACCTGGGGTACCCCGCGAGTTCCTGGAAAAAATGGAGCACCTCGAAGCTCAAGTGAAGCTCCTTTCTGAAAAACAAAACCCCACCAATGCTCTAGCACCAGCAGTGCATAACTCGCCGTTCACCATGGAGATTCGGACAGCGGTTCTCCCGGAAGCGTTCACCATGCCTCAAATACAACAATACTCGGGTACCTCGGATCCCGTGGAACATGCTGAGTTATATCGTGACCAGATGATGATTAAAGGAGTGGGCGACAATGCTATGTGCCGAATTTTCCCGCATACCCTCACCGGACCAGCCAAGTCATGGTTCCGATCGTTGAAGGCAGGTAGTGTATCCTCCCTAGACCAGCTCCTAAAAGATTTTGTTCATGAGTTTGGTTATGCATCCGCCCAAGATATAACATCCTCCAAGCTTGCTTTCGTCAAGCAAGGGGATTCAGAGTCTTTAGCCGAGTACGTAACCCGCTTCCACCAAGAGGTGTTGCGTACCGGTACATTTGGTCACCAACATACTCTCActcattttgaaaagaatttgcGTTTGGGGAAGTTATGGCGGTCATTTCAAAAACACCGCCCTCTTTCATATGGGGAAGCTCGTTCTCGAGCCCTGCAACAAATAGAAATGGATGAGAAGTGTAACCTAAAGCGGGAGGAAGATAGAGTCGAAGTTGTGAGGAACAAGGAGAAACCCAAGAGAGCCGATGTACCTCAGGTACCCTCTCGAGCACCCCGGGTACACAGCCCACCTCGTCCAACCCCACGTGGGAGAGGACTGAATATCCCTAGTGTACCCCGGGTACCCCGGGTACCTCAAGTACCCTTCCGAGCACCCCGAGTACATAGCCCACCGCTGCCGCCAGAACAACGGGAAGCACCACAAAAATCCAGATATGACTCTTTCCACCATTTGAATCAATCTCCAGAACAAATTTTTTACCATATTAGGGATACAGGGATGCTTCGCCCACCTAAGCCAATTCGGAAATACCCCAATATGAAGCGTAGCTTGAAGTATTGTGAGTTTCATGAAGATTTCGGCCATAGCACCGCTGAATGCTTTCACTTGAGGGAAGAAATTGAGTCATTGATTCTGAGTGGGTATCTCAAGGAATTTGTGGCTGATATGCGTGAGGCAAGGAAGTTCTCGGAACAAGATAAGGGTAAACAAGTTGCTAACCCTCATCCCGAAGCCGAGATACCCCAGGGATCTAAGAAAGGCGTGTATGTTCGAATGATAGCAGGGGGTCCTACCCTCGCTGGGGAATCTAGACGGGCCATCAAACGTTACAGCAAGCCACCAATTTTGGATCGCCCTGGAAAAGAAGTGAATTTCGCTTGTCAAAATCAACTTAGGGTACCTGGGGTACCCCACCATCCCCCATCTATCCTTTTCACAGAGCAAGATGCTGAAGATGTCTCGTACCCCCATGACGACGCCTTAGTAATAACGTTGAAGGTTGCTACTGGTAAGGTAGCAAGAACTCTTGTAGACACCGGCAGCTCCGTTgatatcattttcaaaagcGCCTTGGATCAACTATTGATTGAATCGCCAAAGATCACCCCATGTGCTACACCTCTTATTGGGTTCGCCGGCGATATGGTTATCCCAAATGGCATTATTACGCTGCCCGTTACACTTGGTAAGGTACCTCACCGTGTTGTTCAtatgattgattttcttattgtgGATCACCCAGGTGCCTATAATATCATCTTGGGAAGACCATTCTTAGCAACAACTAAGGCGGCAATCTCCATGCATTACCTCACCATGAAGATTCCAACCGCTGGAGAAATTATCACGATCAAAGGGGATCAGCAATCGGCTCGAGGGTGCTACTCGGTCGCATCGAAAGTGAGCTACCAAATCGCCACCAATATGTTCCTAGAAGGGTACCCCGTCAGCACAAGGCCATTTACCAGCCTATCCAAGCGGGCACTGGCTAGACGCCGGAGAGTTGCACGTAAGAAAGCTCAACGGTCCGCGAACTCCCAGGTACCCCAAGCGCCGTATGAAGCTGGGCCAATGGAAGTGGACGTGGTAGCTCCCAGGGCACCACTGGTACCCCAAAGTCCCAATTCAGCATCAATGGGAGAAGTCGAGGTACCCCTGGATCCCCGGGTACCGAAAGATGAAAAGCGAGGAACACCGGCTGAGGATCTTGTGTCTGTTATGATCTGCAATAAGGACCCAACCAAGATGGTCAAGGTAGGCTCCAACCTCCCTGACCAGCACCGAGAGCAGCTTATTGGGTTCTTAAGGAAAAACTTAGATGTGTTCGCTTGGTCTCATGCGGACATGCCGGGTATCCCGCCTTCTATCGCCTGCCACAAGCTCAATGTCGATCCACATCATAGGCCTGTCAAACAAAAACGTCGAGCTTTCAACCAGGAACGCTATGACGCCATTGAACAAGAAGTGGACCGATTGCTAGCAGCGGGGTTTATTAGGGAGGCGGTGTACCCCGATTGGGTTTCAAATGTTGTATTAGTTAAGAAGTCTAACGGGAAATGGCGCATGTGTGTAGATTTCACGGATTTAAACAAGTCTTGCCCTAAGGATAGCTTCCCGCTTCCCCGGGTAGACCAGCTGGTCGATGCTACGGCTGGGCACGAGATGCTTAGTTTCATGGATGCTTTCTCCGGGTACAACCAAATTCCAATGTACGAGCCTGATCAAGATAAAACGGCCTTCATCACCAACCGTGGGCTATACTGCTACAAGgttatgccttttggtttgaagaatgCGGGCGCCACCTATCAGCGTTTGGTGAACAAGGTCTTCAAACAGCAAATCGGTCGTACCATGGAGGTGTACATCGATGATATGATAACAAAGTCGGTGTACGCCAATGACCACTCGGGGCACCTCAGAGACACCttcaatattttgagaaaGCATCAGATGCGCCTAAATCCTGAGAAATGTGCATTCGGGGTGACTTCGGGTAAATTCCTTGGATTTATGGTACAACAGCGGGGAATTGAGGCCAATCCCGACAAAATTCAGGCGGTTCTTGGGATGAAGTCACCAAGTACCATCAAGGAAGTCCAGAGCTTAGCTGGCCGGATAGCCGCCTTGAGTCGTTTCATCTCCAAGGCCACCGACAGATGCAAGCCATTTTTTAAAGCTTTGAAAGCGGGAAAGAAGCTCCAATGGACCGCCGAGTGCGAAGAGGCTTTTCAGAAGCTAAAGGAGTACCTCGTTAATTCACCATTGCTCGCCAAGCCTAAGCATGGAGAAGTGCTTCTGTTGTACCTCGCTGTTTCCGAGCACGCCACTAGCTCGGTGTTGCTTAGAGAAGATGAAGACGGGGTGCAACGGCCTATTTACTACACTAGTAGGGCAATGGTGGATGCGGAAAAGAGGTACCCCGCCACAGAGAAGCTTGTTTTGGCTTTGGTAATCTCTGCGAGGAAACTCCGGCCATATTTTCAGGCCCACACCATTGTCGTTGTAACAAACCTTCCCCTTCGACAAATCCTCCAGAAGTTAGATATGTCTGGAAGACTTCTTCGCTGGTCTCTTGAATTGAGTGAGTTCGACATCATCTTCAAGCCACGCTCAGCTATTAAAGCCCAAGCCATCGCCGATTTCATTGCAGAATTCGCCAATGACTCCGGGGGTGAGGAGATCCCGGGGCACCCGAGCGAAACTACATCAGCTATTGAAGAAGAGCAGGTCTGggaaatttatgttgatggtTCCTCCAACTCGCACGGAAGCGGTGCGGGGGTAATAATCATCGATCCAGATAAGGTGAAGCTATGCTATGCCTTGCAATTCGGGTTCAAGGCCTCAAACAACGAAGCTGAGTATGAAGCTATGATAGCGGGGCTAAGGATGTCGAAGGCCTTGGGTGCAAAAAGAGTCCACATTAAGAGTGACTCTCAATTGGTGGTCGGTCAGATCAACTCAGAATATCAGGCTAAGGAAGAAAATATGAAGGGGTACCTCGGGAGaacaaaagaattaatatCTCAATTTGCTGAGGTCAAGGTGGAAAGAGTTCCACGATTAGAAAATTGTGAAGCTGACAACCTTGCCAAAATGGCTTCCTTCGGTGCAACTCAGTCGGTTGGTCCAATCACTGCTGAGTACGTACCTACACCCAGTGTTAATCTACTTGAGCCAGAAGAAATAGGGTCGATAACTGCTGGGGTACCCTGGATGCAACCAATCATAGGATACCTCAGAAGTGGGGATCTGCCCTCAAATAAGAATGAAGCAAGGAAGCTAAAGTACAAAGCTGCTCGATATTGTCTCATCGAGGATACCTTATTCAGAAGAGGGTTTACCCTCCCTTACTTAAAGTGCTTGGGAAATGAACATGCCGAATATGTCATGAGAGAGATACACGAAGGGATTTGCGGTAACCACTATGGAGCACAATCATTGGCACAGAAGGCCATTCGTCaaggattttattggcctacgATGCGAGAGGATGCCAAAAACATAGTCAAGAGTTGTGACAAGTGCCAGAGATTTGCCAAGGTACCCCACCTTCCACCAGAAAAGTTAACTGTCATGTCTTCTCCATGGCCATTTGCTGTTTGGGGTATAGATCTCATTGGCCCACTACCAACTGGTAGAGGACAAGCTAAGTATGCAATTGTAGCCGTTGACTATTTCACAAAGTGGGTAGAAGCGGAGCCGTTGGCAAGCATTACGGAGAGAAAAACCACTGATTTTGTTTGGAGGAACCTCATATGCAGATATGGAATCCCTAATGCAATTGTCAGCGACAACGGGAAGCAAtttgataatgaaaaatttcgaAATTTCTGTTCGGAGCTTGGGATAGCCAACCGATTTGCTTCTCCGGCTCACCCGCAATCTAATGGACAAGTGGAAGCCATCAACAAAATCATCAAGGGTATCCTAAAAAAGAGGCTGGAGGAAAGGAAAGGAGCTTGGGTAGACGAGTTACCCGGTGTTCTTTGGGCTTATCGGACAACTCAGAATATTTCAACCAGGGAAACTCCATTTTCTCTGGCTTTCGGGACTGATGCAGTCATTCCAGCTGAAATCGGGATACCCTCTCACAGAACCGCATACTTTGATGAAGCCGAGAATGCCTCTATGATTGCGttcaatcttgattttgttgaagaaaaaaggGCCAAAGCAGAATTGAAGGTTGCAATATACCAGCACCGCATTTCAGATTTATATGACAAGAGGGTACGCCCCAGATCATTCAAGAAAGGGGATTTAGTCCTACGAAGGGTAACTCAGAATACCCGGGTACCTTCGGAGGGCTCTTTCGGAGCCAATTGGGAAGGCCCATATCGCATAGACAAGCCGGTAGGTTCAGGGGCATACAGACTACTCCACATGGATGGAACAATCGTCAAGCATCCCTGGAATGCCGCAATGCTGAGGAAGTACTACTAA
- the LOC102620714 gene encoding pectinesterase inhibitor 3, with amino-acid sequence MLRLCSLITLFLLLSCSAAGSKHGHGEPHDLVRSSCAHASYPAVCLRTLSSYKGAAETPRDLAQAAVNVSLSRASKVSAYLSQVSSNVNKGKSTNKRERLALSDCVEQISDSVEDLSKTLNELKHLKGDTFSWQMSNAETWVSSALTDEDTCLDGFEDVDSKVKSDVKRKISNVARVTSNALYMLTRLDKSRERPRLMP; translated from the coding sequence ATGCTTCGGCTTTGCTCACTGATCACACTCTTTCTGCTACTCTCCTGCTCTGCCGCCGGAAGCAAGCACGGTCACGGTGAGCCGCATGATCTGGTCCGTTCATCATGCGCACACGCCAGCTACCCTGCCGTGTGCCTCCGCACGCTATCGTCCTACAAGGGTGCAGCGGAGACCCCACGCGATTTAGCCCAAGCGGCTGTAAATGTCAGCCTTTCTCGTGCGAGCAAAGTTTCCGCTTACCTGTCGCAAGTCTCGTCCAACGTCAACAAAGGGAAGAGTACAAACAAGCGAGAGCGACTTGCGCTGAGTGACTGCGTCGAGCAGATTTCCGACTCCGTCGAGGATCTGAGCAAGACCCTGAATGAGCTTAAGCACTTGAAGGGTGACACCTTTAGTTGGCAGATGAGTAATGCGGAGACGTGGGTCAGCTCGGCTTTGACCGACGAGGACACGTGTCTTGACGGGTTTGAGGATGTTGATAGCAAGGTCAAGAGTGATGTGAAGCGCAAGATCAGCAATGTGGCTAGGGTTACTAGTAATGCTTTGTACATGCTTACTCGTCTTGATAAGAGTCGTGAAAGGCCCCGATTGATGCCTTGA
- the LOC107176463 gene encoding uncharacterized protein LOC107176463, translating into MLDTSSPLEALAFNYATFGVFTVVNNLWAWVAVITAAISFWRIRTTSFSDKPDHQQPLIDRNTSGSQLARPPANASSADAAPPCPIPALPSANDVDGVTEGSKYTFYYYEEGQTEVHGDGEATSVVKEWRDDADSDGVSSCVDWREWEGVRMRARIGDMGWYRCQDLTVVNGNVVRLWDERRRRSEKSCCYSSCCAVWSSVD; encoded by the coding sequence ATGTTAGATACATCGTCTCCTCTCGAAGCGCTTGCATTCAATTACGCCACCTTCGGTGTTTTCACCGTCGTCAATAATCTGTGGGCGTGGGTCGCCGTTATAACCGCCGCCATCAGCTTTTGGAGGATCAGAACCACCTCGTTTTCGGACAAGCCCGACCACCAACAACCTCTTATTGATCGAAATACAAGTGGGTCCCAGTTGGCCCGGCCGCCAGCCAATGCCTCCTCCGCTGACGCTGCACCTCCCTGTCCCATTCCAGCTCTTCCGTCAGCTAACGACGTCGACGGGGTGACAGAGGGGTCGAAGTATACATTCTATTATTACGAAGAAGGACAGACGGAGGTTCACGGAGACGGAGAGGCCACGTCGGTGGTTAAAGAATGGAGGGACGATGCTGACAGTGACGGCGTCAGTAGTTGTGTCGATTGGCGGGAGTGGGAGGGAGTGAGAATGAGAGCGAGAATAGGGGATATGGGGTGGTACCGTTGCCAGGATCTGACGGTGGTTAATGGCAACGTAGTTAGGTTATGGGACGAGCGCAGGAGAAGATCAGAGAAGAGTTGCTGCTACAGCTCATGCTGTGCTGTTTGGTCGTCggttgattaa